Proteins found in one Hevea brasiliensis isolate MT/VB/25A 57/8 chromosome 18, ASM3005281v1, whole genome shotgun sequence genomic segment:
- the LOC110670849 gene encoding protein GID8 homolog isoform X1: MSLFWIVIRQLAESDAMGTSKKVITREEWEKKLNDVKIRKEDMNKLVMNFLVTEGYVDAAEKFRMESGTEPDIDLATITDRMAVKKAVQCGNVEDAIEKVNDLNPEILDTNPQLFFHLQQQRLIELIRNGKVEEALEFAQEELAPRGEENQSFLEELERTVALLAFEDVTNCPVGELLDISQRLKTASEVNAAILTSQSHEKDPKLPSLLKMLIWAQNQLDEKAAYPRISNLSTAMLEDPAA, translated from the exons ATGTCACTGTTCTGGATTGTGATTCGTCAACTTGCAGAGTCCGACGCAATG GGTACATCAAAAAAGGTGATTACAAGAGAAGAGTGGGAAAAGAAGCTCAATGATGTGAAGATCAGGAAAGAAGACATGAATAAATTGGTGATGAACTTTCTCGTCACTGAGGGCTATGTTGATGCTGCTGAGAAATTCCGGATGGAATCTGGAACTGAGC CAGATATAGATCTTGCAACAATCACCGATCGCATGGCTGTTAAGAAGGCAGTACAGTGTGGAAATGTGGAGGATGCAATTGAGAAAGTTAATGATTTAAATCCTGAG ATACTGGATACAAATCCCCAACTGTTTTTCCATCTCCAACAGCAGCGGCTGATAGAATTAATTCGAAATGGAAAAGTAGAAGAGGCTTTGGAGTTTGCTCAGGAGGAGCTTGCACCCAGGGGTGAAGAAAAT CAAAGTTTTTTGGAAGAGTTGGAGAGGACTGTTGCCCTGCTGGCTTTTGAAGATGTCACCAACTGCCCTGTTGGAGAACTTCTGGACATTTCACAGCGCCTTAAGACAGCAAGTGAAGTGAATGCAGCCATCCTAACTAGTCAGAGTCATGAAAAAG ATCCAAAGCTTCCAAGTTTGTTAAAAATGTTGATATGGGCTCAGAACCAACTTGATGAGAAAGCTGCATATCCTCGAATAAGCAACTTATCTACTGCCATGCTTGAAGACCCTGCAGCTTGA
- the LOC110670849 gene encoding protein GID8 homolog isoform X2 produces the protein MSLFWIVIRQLAESDAMGTSKKVITREEWEKKLNDVKIRKEDMNKLVMNFLVTEGYVDAAEKFRMESGTEHIDLATITDRMAVKKAVQCGNVEDAIEKVNDLNPEILDTNPQLFFHLQQQRLIELIRNGKVEEALEFAQEELAPRGEENQSFLEELERTVALLAFEDVTNCPVGELLDISQRLKTASEVNAAILTSQSHEKDPKLPSLLKMLIWAQNQLDEKAAYPRISNLSTAMLEDPAA, from the exons ATGTCACTGTTCTGGATTGTGATTCGTCAACTTGCAGAGTCCGACGCAATG GGTACATCAAAAAAGGTGATTACAAGAGAAGAGTGGGAAAAGAAGCTCAATGATGTGAAGATCAGGAAAGAAGACATGAATAAATTGGTGATGAACTTTCTCGTCACTGAGGGCTATGTTGATGCTGCTGAGAAATTCCGGATGGAATCTGGAACTGAGC ATATAGATCTTGCAACAATCACCGATCGCATGGCTGTTAAGAAGGCAGTACAGTGTGGAAATGTGGAGGATGCAATTGAGAAAGTTAATGATTTAAATCCTGAG ATACTGGATACAAATCCCCAACTGTTTTTCCATCTCCAACAGCAGCGGCTGATAGAATTAATTCGAAATGGAAAAGTAGAAGAGGCTTTGGAGTTTGCTCAGGAGGAGCTTGCACCCAGGGGTGAAGAAAAT CAAAGTTTTTTGGAAGAGTTGGAGAGGACTGTTGCCCTGCTGGCTTTTGAAGATGTCACCAACTGCCCTGTTGGAGAACTTCTGGACATTTCACAGCGCCTTAAGACAGCAAGTGAAGTGAATGCAGCCATCCTAACTAGTCAGAGTCATGAAAAAG ATCCAAAGCTTCCAAGTTTGTTAAAAATGTTGATATGGGCTCAGAACCAACTTGATGAGAAAGCTGCATATCCTCGAATAAGCAACTTATCTACTGCCATGCTTGAAGACCCTGCAGCTTGA